One window of the Pseudomonas knackmussii B13 genome contains the following:
- a CDS encoding DNA-binding protein: protein MARSGVSKEEVRIARQSILARGEHPSIDALRVELGNTGSKSTIHRLLKELDAEQTGHSPSSLSEELGELVGQLANRLQQEARAALAEERGELSRQRQDQQQELRLARQRIDELQAQNQALAEETRETREQARQLQQQKHQVELTNARLRQAAGDLEARLRDRDAQITALEERLDQLRLAAAEQREQDLRQHEEVSGQLRGELRRHQDELTRLNRDNERLLTEARLLRER, encoded by the coding sequence ATGGCCAGAAGCGGAGTCAGCAAGGAAGAAGTACGTATCGCACGTCAATCCATACTGGCGCGCGGCGAACATCCGAGCATCGACGCCCTGCGTGTAGAGCTGGGCAACACCGGCTCCAAATCGACCATCCACCGCCTCCTGAAGGAGCTGGATGCCGAGCAGACCGGCCATTCCCCCTCCTCCCTCAGCGAGGAGCTCGGCGAACTGGTAGGCCAGCTGGCCAACCGCCTGCAGCAGGAAGCGCGCGCGGCCCTGGCTGAAGAACGCGGCGAACTCTCCCGCCAGCGACAGGACCAGCAGCAGGAATTGCGCCTCGCCCGCCAGCGCATCGATGAACTGCAGGCACAGAACCAGGCACTGGCCGAGGAAACGCGCGAGACCCGGGAGCAGGCCCGCCAACTGCAGCAGCAGAAGCACCAGGTCGAACTGACCAACGCCCGCTTGCGCCAGGCCGCCGGCGATCTCGAGGCACGCCTGCGCGACCGCGACGCGCAGATCACCGCGCTGGAGGAAAGGCTCGACCAGCTGCGCCTCGCCGCAGCCGAGCAACGCGAACAGGACCTGCGCCAGCACGAGGAGGTCAGCGGCCAGCTTCGCGGCGAATTGCGCCGCCACCAGGACGAGCTGACTCGCCTGAACCGCGACAACGAACGCCTGCTCACCGAAGCCCGCCTGCTGCGCGAGCGCTGA
- the ftsH gene encoding ATP-dependent zinc metalloprotease FtsH, with the protein MEKHHQWNIWYFIAAFSALLLIQDWMATRATQETIPYSQFLQLVADGKVSDLRVDQQQISGALKEPINGHKRFVTIRVEPELAGELAKTNVAFTGVGENPAGKWLGWLLPFILIFALWTFFFRGLAEKQGLGGMMSVGRSRAKVFVEKDTGVTFDDVAGIDEAKAELQEVVSFLKDRPTYGRLGARIPKGILLVGPPGTGKTLVAKAVAGEAGVPFFSISGSEFVELFVGVGAARVRDLFEQARKAAPCIIFIDELDALGKMRGLGSFGGNDEKEQTLNQLLAELDGFDPREGVVLLAATNRPEVLDPALLRAGRFDRQVLIDRPDRRGRSAILKVHMKRITAAPDVDVEQIAGITTGFTGADLANLVNEAAIGATRRSADAVGMQDFTAAVERIVAGAERKSRLLQPHEREVVAYHEMGHALTAVSLPRMDPVHKVSIVPHSIGALGFTLQRPTEDRFLIGRQELKDRMVVLLGGRAAESLVFGEISTGAADDLAKVTDIARQLVTRFGMSEELGQAVLERQMTPYLGDGNNHPGLREKDYSEATAREVDLCIRALVEEAYQRAKALLAQRRTDLDAGAKLLLEHETLTPDQFAPLAGTASPSPGAPAS; encoded by the coding sequence ATCGAAAAGCACCACCAGTGGAACATCTGGTACTTCATCGCGGCGTTCAGCGCGCTGCTGCTGATCCAGGACTGGATGGCCACCCGCGCCACCCAGGAGACGATTCCCTACAGCCAGTTCCTGCAACTGGTGGCTGACGGCAAGGTCAGCGACCTGCGCGTCGACCAGCAGCAGATCAGCGGTGCGCTCAAGGAGCCGATCAACGGCCACAAGCGTTTCGTCACCATCCGCGTCGAGCCGGAGCTGGCCGGCGAGCTGGCCAAGACCAACGTGGCCTTCACTGGCGTCGGCGAGAATCCGGCCGGCAAGTGGCTCGGCTGGCTGCTGCCGTTCATCCTGATCTTCGCCCTGTGGACCTTCTTCTTCCGCGGCCTGGCAGAGAAACAGGGCCTGGGCGGGATGATGTCGGTGGGCCGTTCGCGGGCGAAGGTGTTCGTCGAGAAGGACACCGGCGTCACCTTCGATGACGTCGCCGGCATCGACGAGGCCAAGGCCGAGCTGCAGGAGGTGGTGTCCTTCCTCAAGGACCGCCCGACCTACGGCCGGCTCGGCGCGCGTATCCCCAAGGGCATCCTGCTGGTCGGCCCGCCGGGCACCGGCAAGACCCTGGTGGCCAAGGCGGTAGCCGGCGAGGCCGGGGTGCCGTTCTTCTCCATCTCCGGCTCGGAGTTCGTCGAGCTGTTCGTCGGCGTCGGCGCCGCCCGCGTACGCGATCTCTTCGAGCAGGCGCGCAAGGCGGCGCCCTGCATCATCTTCATCGACGAACTGGACGCCCTCGGCAAGATGCGCGGGCTCGGCTCCTTCGGCGGCAACGACGAGAAGGAGCAGACGCTGAACCAGCTGCTCGCCGAACTCGACGGCTTCGACCCGCGCGAAGGCGTGGTCCTGCTGGCCGCCACCAACCGCCCCGAGGTGCTCGACCCGGCGCTGCTGCGCGCCGGCCGCTTCGACCGCCAGGTCCTCATCGACCGCCCGGACCGCCGGGGCCGTTCCGCCATCCTCAAGGTGCACATGAAACGCATCACCGCCGCGCCGGACGTGGATGTCGAGCAGATCGCCGGGATCACCACCGGTTTCACCGGCGCCGACCTGGCCAACCTGGTCAACGAAGCCGCCATCGGCGCCACACGGCGTTCTGCCGATGCCGTCGGCATGCAGGACTTCACCGCCGCGGTGGAACGCATAGTGGCGGGCGCCGAGCGCAAGAGCCGCCTGCTCCAGCCCCACGAGCGAGAAGTGGTGGCCTATCACGAGATGGGCCATGCGCTGACCGCCGTTTCGCTGCCGCGCATGGACCCCGTGCACAAGGTATCGATCGTCCCCCACTCCATCGGCGCGCTTGGCTTCACCCTGCAGCGCCCCACCGAGGATCGCTTCCTCATCGGCCGCCAGGAACTCAAGGACCGCATGGTCGTGCTGCTCGGCGGACGCGCCGCGGAATCGCTGGTGTTCGGCGAGATTTCCACCGGCGCCGCCGACGACCTGGCCAAGGTCACCGACATCGCCCGCCAACTGGTGACCCGCTTCGGCATGAGCGAGGAACTCGGCCAGGCGGTGCTGGAGCGGCAGATGACGCCCTACCTGGGTGACGGCAACAACCACCCCGGCCTGCGCGAGAAGGACTACTCCGAGGCCACCGCGCGGGAAGTGGACCTGTGCATCCGCGCGCTGGTCGAAGAGGCCTACCAGCGTGCCAAGGCCTTGCTGGCGCAGCGTCGCACCGACCTCGACGCCGGCGCGAAACTGCTGCTGGAGCACGAGACGCTGACGCCGGACCAGTTCGCGCCCCTGGCCGGCACTGCTTCGCCCTCTCCCGGCGCTCCGGCGTCCTGA
- a CDS encoding phosphoribosyltransferase — protein sequence MTTRDFNSHLRNRRDAGLRLAQALSHLRGRTDLLVLALPRGGVPVAYEIAHALQAPLDLLVVRKLGAPAQPELAIGAIASGGVRVLNPDLLRYEGVTDEELERIAQREGRELLRREGLYRGERPRPTIRGRQVLLVDDGLATGATMRAAVEAVRREAPARILVAAPVGSAEAVADLEALADEVVCPLVPGMLSSIGRWYLDFAQTEDDEVRELLRTAWEEEARRNPGVQR from the coding sequence ATGACTACACGCGACTTCAATTCCCACCTGCGCAACCGGCGTGATGCGGGACTGAGGCTGGCCCAGGCGCTGTCCCACTTGCGTGGGCGCACGGACCTGCTGGTGCTGGCCCTGCCGCGAGGCGGCGTACCGGTAGCCTATGAGATCGCCCACGCCCTGCAGGCGCCGCTGGACCTACTGGTGGTGCGCAAGCTGGGTGCGCCGGCGCAACCGGAGCTGGCCATCGGGGCTATCGCCAGCGGCGGCGTGCGGGTGCTCAACCCCGACCTGCTGCGCTACGAAGGCGTGACCGACGAAGAACTCGAGCGCATCGCCCAGCGCGAAGGGCGTGAGCTGCTGCGGCGCGAAGGCCTTTACCGTGGCGAGCGGCCGCGCCCGACAATCCGTGGCCGCCAGGTCCTGCTCGTGGATGATGGCCTGGCCACCGGCGCGACCATGCGTGCGGCCGTCGAGGCGGTGCGCCGGGAGGCGCCGGCTCGCATCCTGGTGGCGGCGCCGGTGGGCTCTGCGGAGGCCGTCGCCGACCTGGAAGCGCTGGCCGACGAGGTGGTCTGTCCGCTGGTGCCCGGCATGTTGTCCTCCATCGGCCGCTGGTACCTGGATTTCGCCCAGACCGAGGATGACGAGGTGCGGGAGCTGCTGCGTACGGCCTGGGAGGAGGAAGCCCGACGCAACCCCGGAGTACAGCGATGA
- a CDS encoding dienelactone hydrolase family protein encodes MNTNRDLRLALDGEWLEARLTLPEQARGLVVFVHGSGSGRQSPRNCQVAAQFNGLGLATLLFDLLSVAEQRLDNRTCELRFDIELLTRRLLALLDWLAAEPELRDLPLGLFGASTGAATALRAAAERPSQVRAVVSRGGRTDLADAVLGEVRAAVLMIAGGADPFIVQANRESLRRLGSECDLQTVPGATHLFEEPGALEQVARLAGAWFVRYLAG; translated from the coding sequence ATGAACACGAACCGCGACCTGCGCCTGGCCCTCGACGGCGAGTGGCTGGAGGCGCGCCTGACGCTGCCGGAGCAGGCCCGGGGCCTGGTGGTGTTCGTGCATGGCAGCGGCAGTGGCCGACAGAGCCCGCGCAATTGCCAGGTAGCTGCGCAGTTCAATGGCCTGGGGCTGGCGACCTTGTTGTTCGACCTGCTCAGTGTCGCCGAGCAGCGCCTGGACAATCGGACCTGCGAACTGCGCTTCGATATCGAGCTGCTCACCCGGCGCCTGCTCGCGTTGCTCGACTGGCTTGCGGCCGAGCCCGAGCTGCGCGACCTGCCGCTCGGGCTGTTCGGCGCCAGCACCGGTGCGGCGACCGCATTGCGCGCTGCGGCGGAACGGCCGAGCCAGGTACGCGCGGTGGTTAGCCGAGGAGGGCGAACCGACCTGGCCGATGCGGTCCTGGGCGAGGTGCGCGCGGCAGTGTTGATGATCGCGGGCGGCGCCGATCCGTTCATCGTCCAGGCCAACCGCGAGAGCCTGCGCCGCCTGGGGAGCGAATGCGACCTGCAGACGGTGCCGGGCGCAACCCACCTGTTCGAGGAACCGGGCGCGCTCGAGCAGGTGGCCCGCCTGGCCGGCGCCTGGTTCGTGCGCTACCTGGCCGGCTGA
- a CDS encoding phosphoribosyltransferase family protein, whose translation MPNEGHRLYDTTELEGILDRMALEARALLPVGRSALVGILRRGEPLARHLQQRLLEHDPALQVHALKVKRYADDLSLLHPQVHLEDNPQLASLVQAGMTLLVVDDVLYEGHSLLRTCAYLASLGAQDVRCAVLVDRHAAHQPIRADIVGIHLQVAPRDIVECRVPPYETTFAVHVLRQAAAQPAR comes from the coding sequence ATGCCGAACGAAGGCCATCGCCTGTACGACACCACGGAACTCGAAGGCATCCTCGACCGCATGGCGCTGGAAGCGCGGGCACTGCTGCCGGTCGGGCGCAGCGCGCTGGTAGGCATCCTGCGCCGCGGCGAACCGCTAGCCCGACACCTGCAACAACGCCTGCTGGAGCACGACCCCGCGCTGCAGGTCCATGCACTGAAGGTCAAGCGCTACGCCGACGACCTCAGCCTGCTGCACCCGCAGGTGCATCTGGAAGACAACCCGCAGCTTGCCAGCCTGGTGCAGGCCGGCATGACGCTGCTGGTGGTGGACGATGTGCTGTACGAAGGCCATTCGCTGTTGCGCACCTGCGCCTACCTGGCAAGCCTGGGCGCGCAGGATGTTCGCTGCGCGGTGCTGGTGGACCGCCATGCCGCGCACCAGCCGATTCGCGCCGACATCGTCGGCATCCATTTGCAGGTGGCGCCGCGGGATATCGTCGAGTGCCGGGTACCGCCCTACGAGACGACATTCGCCGTGCATGTGCTGCGCCAGGCTGCCGCTCAGCCGGCCAGGTAG
- a CDS encoding aminoacyl-tRNA deacylase — translation MSMANRLQSCLTQHASRYELLPHSLTMTTREAARRAGVPPQQMAKPVILDDFQGHWLMAVIPATRQVDLQKVHKLTRRNWRLAREGDFAARFDDCAPGAIPPVGNVFGLETLIDQSLGEQPDIYFEAGDHTALVHMSGRQYLDLMPEAKQGRFCE, via the coding sequence ATGAGCATGGCCAACCGCCTGCAAAGCTGCCTGACGCAGCATGCATCCCGCTACGAACTGCTTCCCCACAGCCTGACCATGACCACGCGCGAGGCCGCGCGCCGCGCCGGCGTTCCGCCGCAGCAGATGGCCAAGCCGGTGATCCTCGATGACTTCCAGGGCCATTGGCTGATGGCGGTGATCCCGGCCACCCGGCAAGTCGATCTGCAAAAGGTGCACAAGCTGACCCGGCGCAACTGGCGCCTGGCCCGCGAAGGCGATTTCGCCGCGCGCTTCGACGACTGTGCGCCGGGCGCGATTCCACCGGTGGGCAATGTCTTCGGCCTGGAAACGCTGATCGACCAGTCGCTGGGCGAGCAGCCGGACATCTATTTCGAAGCCGGCGACCACACCGCCCTGGTGCACATGAGCGGCCGCCAGTACCTCGACCTGATGCCCGAGGCCAAGCAGGGGCGTTTCTGCGAGTAG